The Neochlamydia sp. AcF84 genome includes a window with the following:
- a CDS encoding transposase: MSLEDTQRLGHLYDTLQELFKDKHRLEKGQISQSTWQQYKYLNWRYIQEELQELQCWSSTKKLRKFCHKLLKQIEHFRAYLKDPAIPMTNNAAEESLRNLVIVRKLCLGSQSIYGKRWREVMHSCIETLYRQGKSILDFLADAIYAPRTKQPIPSVI; encoded by the coding sequence ATATCTTTAGAGGATACACAGCGCTTAGGACACCTATATGATACCTTGCAAGAGCTTTTTAAAGATAAGCATCGCCTAGAAAAAGGACAAATCAGCCAATCTACTTGGCAGCAGTATAAGTATCTTAACTGGCGTTATATACAAGAAGAATTGCAAGAACTGCAGTGCTGGAGTAGCACCAAGAAGTTGCGGAAGTTTTGCCACAAGCTTTTAAAGCAGATCGAACATTTCCGTGCTTACTTGAAAGATCCTGCTATTCCTATGACCAATAATGCTGCCGAAGAATCTTTAAGAAATCTAGTCATTGTACGTAAGTTATGTCTAGGTAGCCAATCTATCTATGGCAAAAGGTGGAGGGAAGTGATGCATAGCTGTATAGAAACTCTTTATCGACAAGGAAAATCTATTCTAGATTTTCTAGCAGATGCTATCTATGCACCTCGTACCAAGCAACCTATCCCTTCTGTTATCTAA
- a CDS encoding DUF6444 domain-containing protein, whose translation MVNKLEKVITKLEARMAQLEEQLNQNSKNSSKPPSTDQKANRSSLPKAGNRPYHPGASRQLLPASVVTSHEVRSVKSCLHCHSAMHATDKLFS comes from the coding sequence TTGGTAAATAAATTAGAAAAGGTAATTACCAAGCTTGAAGCGCGCATGGCTCAGTTGGAAGAGCAGCTCAATCAAAATTCTAAGAATAGCTCCAAGCCACCATCGACAGATCAAAAAGCTAATCGTTCATCATTACCTAAAGCAGGAAATCGACCTTATCATCCTGGTGCTAGCCGTCAACTGCTACCTGCTAGTGTAGTTACCTCGCATGAAGTTCGTAGTGTAAAAAGTTGCCTACACTGCCACTCTGCTATGCATGCCACTGATAAGCTTTTTTCATGA
- a CDS encoding metal ABC transporter permease, whose amino-acid sequence MTSFFDALHTNPLLLAAILAGIAASFVSGIIGSYVVVKRIIFICGSISHAVLSGIGICLWLERAKGVVGASPLLGALIAAIASSLLIGWIHLHYRQREDTVIAAIWSIGMAVGILFISQTPGFNVELTNFLIGNILWVTPTDLKILLILDIVIFLTVLCLHKRFLAICFDEEQAQLQGISVNSLYLLLLVLTAVSIVLLIQVVGIILVMTMLTIPAAIANLFTTRLSRMMAIAICISIGFCFFGMQAAFYMDWPGGATIALVAGLTYVLTLLGKYGMKRARKTSLTISSDK is encoded by the coding sequence ATGACCTCTTTTTTTGACGCCTTACATACCAATCCGCTTTTGCTAGCAGCTATATTAGCTGGGATAGCAGCTTCATTTGTGAGCGGAATTATAGGCTCTTACGTGGTAGTAAAAAGAATTATTTTTATTTGTGGCAGCATCTCGCATGCAGTTCTTAGTGGGATAGGTATTTGCTTATGGTTAGAAAGGGCTAAAGGCGTTGTAGGGGCCTCGCCTTTGCTAGGTGCTCTTATTGCAGCCATAGCTTCTTCTTTGCTCATCGGATGGATTCATCTTCATTATCGCCAACGTGAGGACACTGTCATTGCTGCCATTTGGTCGATAGGTATGGCGGTAGGGATTCTATTTATTTCCCAAACCCCTGGTTTTAATGTTGAGCTCACCAATTTTCTCATTGGAAATATCTTATGGGTCACCCCTACTGATCTAAAAATCTTGCTTATTTTAGATATCGTCATTTTTTTAACAGTGCTTTGCCTACATAAACGCTTTTTAGCCATTTGTTTTGATGAAGAACAAGCTCAGCTCCAAGGTATCTCTGTTAATTCACTTTATCTTTTATTACTTGTGTTAACGGCTGTTTCCATTGTCCTTTTGATTCAAGTGGTGGGTATTATTTTAGTGATGACCATGCTTACAATCCCCGCTGCGATTGCCAATCTATTCACAACTAGGCTTTCTCGAATGATGGCCATTGCGATTTGTATCAGCATAGGATTTTGCTTTTTCGGAATGCAAGCAGCTTTTTATATGGATTGGCCCGGCGGAGCGACGATTGCGCTAGTGGCAGGCTTAACTTACGTGCTCACCTTACTAGGAAAATATGGGATGAAAAGAGCTCGGAAGACTAGCTTAACTATCTCTTCCGATAAATAA
- a CDS encoding ABC transporter ATP-binding protein encodes MPPVIHIDHLNFAYAETPVLTDIHLTIESNDFIGIIGPNGGGKTTLLKLLMGFLKPSSGKIEILGSPPQSSRHQIAYVPQTHRYDREFPISVLEVVLAGRLSRLPWYGKFSSADKEAAKEALNRVKLPNFHNKPFGTLSGGQAQRALIARALISDPQLLLLDEPTAHVDSQAEADIYDILDSLRQKMTILMVTHDLNTAIEQVRQVLLVQNTALLLKPEEVCEHFAMGLYHSPLIQLKREIQ; translated from the coding sequence ATGCCTCCTGTTATCCATATAGATCATCTCAATTTCGCCTACGCCGAAACGCCCGTCCTTACTGATATCCATTTAACTATTGAGTCGAATGATTTCATTGGTATTATAGGACCTAACGGCGGGGGTAAAACCACTCTTCTTAAGCTGTTGATGGGATTTTTAAAACCCTCTTCTGGTAAAATAGAAATTTTAGGATCACCGCCTCAATCCTCTCGCCATCAAATTGCCTATGTCCCTCAAACACATCGTTATGATCGCGAGTTTCCCATTTCTGTTTTAGAAGTGGTTTTAGCTGGGCGCCTCTCTAGGCTCCCCTGGTATGGAAAGTTCTCTTCAGCTGATAAAGAAGCTGCTAAAGAAGCTTTAAATCGCGTAAAGTTGCCCAACTTTCATAACAAACCTTTTGGTACATTATCTGGTGGGCAAGCTCAGCGAGCATTGATTGCTAGAGCTTTAATCTCAGATCCGCAGCTTCTGCTGTTAGACGAACCGACAGCTCATGTGGATTCACAAGCAGAAGCTGATATTTATGATATTTTAGATAGCCTTCGCCAAAAAATGACTATTCTTATGGTAACCCATGATTTAAACACAGCGATCGAACAAGTAAGACAGGTTCTTCTCGTCCAAAACACAGCTTTATTGTTAAAGCCAGAAGAAGTTTGTGAACATTTCGCTATGGGTCTTTACCATTCACCTTTGATTCAGTTAAAGCGAGAAATTCAATGA
- a CDS encoding zinc ABC transporter substrate-binding protein yields MSVAPHKFFVEKLAGPTLQVGVMVPAGASAHTYEPTPKQMLEATKADLWFYVGEGFEPKVKSALKSYNPRMQLIDLRQNLDLISYESKHPHRCCHSQENSYDLHYWLSPIQAKIQASTIAKALIKTYPENASLYQDNLAHFHQELDHLHQEIHTLLSKPHNPVLMVSHPAYAYFCREYNCRQLSIEFEGKDPTPQQLTRLIKEAQSHHIKTIFVQVQYSSKGAKLIAAQLGARLVNLNPYAENYFESMRDIAKAFGAS; encoded by the coding sequence GTGAGTGTAGCTCCTCACAAATTTTTTGTAGAAAAGCTTGCTGGGCCTACTCTTCAAGTAGGAGTTATGGTGCCTGCGGGCGCTAGCGCTCATACTTATGAGCCGACGCCTAAACAGATGCTAGAGGCTACTAAAGCTGATCTTTGGTTTTACGTAGGAGAAGGATTTGAGCCAAAAGTTAAGTCAGCCTTAAAAAGCTATAATCCACGCATGCAATTGATCGATTTAAGGCAAAATCTTGATCTTATTTCTTATGAGAGCAAACATCCTCACCGTTGCTGTCACTCTCAAGAAAACAGCTATGATCTTCATTATTGGCTAAGCCCCATTCAAGCTAAAATTCAAGCTAGCACTATTGCAAAAGCCTTAATCAAAACCTATCCAGAGAATGCCTCGCTATATCAAGACAATTTAGCTCACTTTCATCAAGAGCTCGATCACCTCCATCAGGAGATTCATACTCTTTTAAGTAAGCCTCATAATCCTGTGCTAATGGTCTCTCACCCAGCTTATGCTTATTTTTGTCGCGAATATAATTGCCGACAGCTCTCCATTGAGTTTGAAGGGAAAGATCCTACCCCTCAACAACTTACTCGATTGATTAAAGAGGCTCAAAGCCATCATATAAAAACTATTTTCGTGCAAGTTCAATACAGTAGTAAAGGGGCCAAATTGATCGCTGCCCAATTAGGTGCTCGCCTAGTTAATCTAAATCCTTATGCTGAAAATTACTTTGAGAGCATGCGAGATATTGCTAAAGCTTTTGGGGCCTCTTAA
- a CDS encoding GyrI-like domain-containing protein, whose translation MLKTIIQLPEIKLVGITSRTNNSLEKDPSSAKISSTIQTYFQGACLEKILYRAKPGITYCVYTDYESDLKGDYTYFIGEEVSKFAEMAEGFSALVIPARNYVKFTSNPGTLPSLCINMWQEIWSMSAQDLGGEREYLADFEIYDDRASNHQNAILDIYIGIKSENQRPSCT comes from the coding sequence ATGCTCAAAACGATAATACAATTACCAGAAATTAAACTGGTGGGCATTACAAGCCGCACTAACAATTCATTGGAGAAGGACCCATCCTCTGCTAAAATTAGCTCAACAATCCAAACCTACTTCCAAGGTGCATGCTTAGAAAAAATTCTTTATCGCGCAAAACCAGGTATAACCTATTGCGTTTATACCGATTATGAATCTGATCTTAAGGGAGACTATACTTATTTTATTGGTGAAGAAGTCAGCAAATTCGCTGAAATGGCTGAAGGATTTTCCGCCCTTGTTATACCTGCTCGAAATTACGTAAAATTTACAAGCAATCCAGGTACCCTACCTTCCCTATGCATTAATATGTGGCAAGAAATTTGGTCGATGTCCGCTCAGGATTTGGGTGGGGAAAGAGAATATTTGGCTGATTTTGAAATTTACGATGATCGTGCAAGCAATCATCAGAATGCAATACTCGATATTTACATTGGCATTAAAAGCGAAAATCAAAGGCCTTCTTGCACCTAA
- a CDS encoding ribonucleoside-diphosphate reductase small subunit: MQALHEPILLENKERFVLFPINHQDIWQMYKKAEASFWTAEEIDLSTDVQHWEKKLNENERHFIKHILAFFAASDGIVNENLAVNFLNEVQYPEARCFYGFQIMIENIHSETYSLLIETYIKDSQEKSMLFHALDTLPCVAKKGEWALRWISKGGFAERLVAFAAVEGIFFSGSFCSIFWLKKRGLMPGLSFANELISRDEGLHCDFACLIYSQLAHKLSEELVKEIIGDAVKIEKEFVMEALPVKLIGMNGDLMCQYIEFVADRLLNALGYSKLYHVNNPFDFMELISLQGKTNFFEKRVSEYQKPGVMSTQRNHEFTLNEEF; encoded by the coding sequence ATGCAGGCCTTGCATGAACCAATTTTATTAGAAAACAAAGAACGCTTTGTTTTATTTCCTATCAATCACCAAGATATTTGGCAGATGTATAAAAAAGCTGAAGCTAGCTTTTGGACTGCTGAAGAGATCGATCTGTCTACAGATGTACAGCACTGGGAGAAAAAACTTAATGAAAATGAAAGGCACTTTATCAAGCATATACTAGCTTTTTTTGCTGCTAGTGATGGAATTGTAAATGAAAACCTGGCCGTGAATTTTCTTAATGAAGTTCAATATCCTGAAGCAAGATGTTTTTATGGATTTCAAATCATGATCGAAAATATCCATTCTGAAACTTATTCTTTATTAATTGAAACCTATATTAAGGATTCGCAAGAGAAAAGCATGCTTTTTCATGCCTTAGATACCCTTCCTTGCGTAGCTAAAAAAGGAGAATGGGCCTTAAGGTGGATTTCTAAAGGGGGATTTGCTGAACGTTTAGTAGCTTTTGCTGCCGTCGAAGGTATCTTCTTTTCAGGAAGCTTTTGCTCAATTTTTTGGCTTAAAAAACGGGGTCTCATGCCAGGCTTAAGTTTTGCCAACGAATTAATTTCTAGAGACGAAGGCTTGCATTGCGATTTTGCTTGTTTAATCTATTCGCAACTTGCTCATAAACTATCCGAAGAACTTGTTAAAGAGATTATTGGAGATGCAGTTAAGATTGAAAAGGAATTTGTCATGGAGGCGTTACCTGTCAAATTGATTGGCATGAACGGAGATTTGATGTGCCAATATATCGAATTTGTAGCCGATCGATTATTAAATGCGCTGGGGTATTCTAAATTATATCACGTGAATAATCCTTTTGATTTCATGGAACTTATATCTCTGCAGGGTAAAACTAATTTCTTTGAAAAAAGGGTTTCTGAATATCAGAAACCAGGTGTGATGTCGACTCAAAGAAATCATGAGTTTACTCTAAATGAAGAATTTTAA
- a CDS encoding ribonucleoside-diphosphate reductase subunit alpha yields the protein MFVIKRDGRKEAMKFDKITARLQKLCYALDAKHINPVLVARRVIEGVFDGVTTSELDNLAAEVAATLTANHPDYAILAARISISNLHKNTSKSFSETIKALYLYVDPKSGKHAPLIAEDVYEIIQQHAQLLDSTLIYDRDFLYDYFGFKTLEKAYLLKMQGKVVERPQHMLMRVAIGIHKGDIEAAMETYHLMSDRWFTQATPTLFNAGTPAPQLSSCFLLQMKEDSIDGIFDTLKQCAKISRAAGGIGLSIHGIRATGSYIRGTGGISNGVIPMLKVFNDAARYVDQGGGKRKGSFAVYLEPWHADIFEFLDLRKNQGKEEMRARDLFTALWIPDLFMQRVEANQAWSLFCPNEAAGLDACWGEEFEKLYRKYEKEGRARRVIKAQELWFKILEAQIETGSPYMVYKDACNRKSNQQHLGTIQSSNLCTEIVEYTAPDEVAVCNLASLALPRFIKDGQFDYPKLFEVTQVVTRNLNKIIDVNYYPVAEAEYSNLRHRPIGIGVQGLADVFLILKIPFESQEAKQLNREIFETIYFAALTASKDLAKIHGAYSTYEGSPMSKGIFQYDMWNVVPGKRWDWPSLKAEVALYGVRNSLLVAPMPTASTSQILGNNECFEPYTSNLYTRRVLSGEFIVVNKHLLKDLIHLGLWSEELKNQLIAANGSVQGIKEIPENIKELYKTAWEIKQKTLVEMAAERGPFICQSQSLNLFVQNPTFAKLTSMHFYGWKCGLKTGMYYLRTQAAVDAIKFTLEAKPFAACSVNNKEECLSCSA from the coding sequence ATGTTTGTAATTAAGCGCGATGGAAGAAAAGAGGCTATGAAGTTTGACAAAATTACAGCTCGGCTTCAAAAGTTATGCTATGCCCTAGATGCTAAGCATATTAATCCTGTGCTGGTAGCTAGACGTGTCATCGAAGGCGTTTTTGATGGTGTAACTACCAGTGAACTAGATAATCTAGCTGCTGAAGTGGCGGCAACGTTAACGGCTAACCACCCTGATTATGCGATTTTAGCGGCTAGAATCTCGATTTCTAATTTGCATAAAAATACCAGCAAATCGTTTTCTGAGACTATTAAAGCCCTCTATTTGTATGTAGATCCCAAAAGCGGTAAACATGCCCCTCTCATTGCCGAAGATGTCTATGAGATTATCCAACAGCATGCACAGCTCTTAGACTCTACTCTCATCTATGATCGAGATTTTTTGTACGATTACTTTGGATTTAAAACTTTAGAAAAAGCTTATTTACTAAAAATGCAAGGTAAAGTAGTGGAAAGACCTCAGCATATGTTAATGCGGGTAGCAATAGGCATTCATAAAGGAGATATTGAGGCTGCTATGGAAACCTATCATCTGATGAGCGATCGATGGTTCACTCAGGCAACCCCAACCCTTTTCAATGCTGGTACACCAGCTCCCCAGCTCTCTTCTTGTTTTCTACTACAAATGAAAGAAGATAGTATTGACGGGATTTTCGATACCCTTAAACAGTGTGCTAAAATCTCTCGAGCTGCAGGAGGCATAGGCTTAAGTATCCATGGTATACGAGCGACAGGCTCTTACATCCGTGGAACAGGGGGTATCTCCAATGGTGTCATTCCGATGCTTAAAGTGTTTAATGATGCTGCTCGCTATGTAGATCAAGGAGGAGGAAAGCGTAAAGGCTCTTTTGCCGTTTATCTAGAACCTTGGCACGCTGATATTTTTGAATTCTTAGATTTAAGGAAAAATCAAGGGAAGGAAGAAATGCGGGCGCGGGATCTCTTTACAGCGCTTTGGATTCCCGACCTTTTTATGCAGCGCGTGGAGGCTAACCAAGCTTGGTCTTTGTTTTGTCCTAATGAAGCAGCAGGTTTAGATGCCTGCTGGGGAGAGGAGTTTGAAAAACTTTATAGAAAGTATGAAAAAGAAGGGCGTGCCCGTAGAGTAATTAAAGCTCAAGAGCTCTGGTTTAAAATTCTGGAGGCACAAATTGAGACAGGCAGTCCTTACATGGTTTATAAGGATGCGTGTAATAGAAAATCGAATCAGCAACATCTAGGGACTATTCAATCGAGTAACCTATGTACCGAAATTGTAGAGTACACAGCTCCAGACGAGGTAGCCGTGTGTAATCTGGCTTCTTTAGCTTTGCCACGTTTCATCAAAGACGGACAGTTTGATTACCCTAAGCTATTTGAAGTTACCCAAGTGGTCACGCGGAATCTAAACAAAATTATTGATGTCAACTATTATCCTGTAGCGGAAGCTGAGTATTCTAACCTCCGTCACCGCCCCATTGGTATTGGGGTACAGGGCTTGGCAGATGTGTTTTTAATATTAAAAATACCTTTTGAGTCTCAGGAGGCTAAGCAATTAAATCGCGAGATTTTTGAGACCATCTATTTTGCTGCCTTAACAGCCTCAAAAGACCTGGCTAAAATTCATGGGGCTTATTCAACTTATGAAGGCTCTCCTATGTCTAAAGGAATCTTTCAATATGATATGTGGAATGTGGTTCCAGGAAAACGTTGGGATTGGCCCTCTCTTAAAGCTGAAGTGGCATTATATGGAGTAAGAAATTCACTTTTAGTAGCCCCTATGCCCACAGCTTCTACTTCGCAGATCCTTGGGAATAATGAATGCTTTGAACCCTATACTTCCAATTTGTATACACGCCGTGTGCTATCGGGAGAATTTATCGTGGTGAACAAACATCTATTAAAAGATTTGATCCATCTAGGTTTATGGAGTGAAGAGCTTAAAAATCAGCTGATCGCTGCTAATGGTTCTGTACAAGGTATTAAAGAAATTCCTGAAAATATTAAGGAGCTTTATAAGACAGCTTGGGAGATCAAGCAAAAAACATTAGTAGAAATGGCGGCAGAGCGTGGACCCTTTATTTGCCAATCTCAGTCGCTAAACTTATTTGTACAAAATCCTACCTTTGCCAAACTGACCTCTATGCATTTTTATGGATGGAAATGTGGTTTAAAGACAGGCATGTACTATTTAAGAACTCAAGCGGCTGTGGATGCAATTAAATTTACTTTAGAAGCCAAGCCTTTTGCGGCTTGTAGTGTAAATAACAAAGAAGAATGTCTATCTTGCAGTGCTTAA
- a CDS encoding glutamate-5-semialdehyde dehydrogenase, producing MDRMMADLDKKTNKAKNTALILSNASESQKNLALSEISKALSAYLEEIKQANLQDLSQSGEDKKKCIELGCLDQMIECISDIRRMPDLNGEIFDDQTLSNGLKLAKYRVPIGVVGYVLDINPHAVIRVAALTIKSGNSLIIWAGKEIKNTCCFLVKIIQMGLEAADLPIESVQLLPSHDEEQLKDFIQCKKSVDLVLLAGSASLTSFCQKNSLIPLVYENKSVGHLYIDLFLNSDKALDIINNAKMQEVEATYSLSTLLVHEALADSFLPALFKTLLDKNISLRLDGRCWNLLVSCSLNPENAQLAVSQDWDTAWHSNALNIKLVKGMEEAIEHIHLHGSGSCDGILSDHPVHAMQFSSLVSSEVIMINSSLRFLDETLMGEEPETLNNLHKLRLPGPITLKELMSYKRLVQGNYHVCQ from the coding sequence ATGGATAGGATGATGGCGGATTTAGATAAAAAAACAAATAAAGCCAAAAACACCGCTTTAATACTTTCTAATGCCTCCGAAAGCCAAAAAAACCTGGCTTTAAGTGAAATATCCAAAGCTTTATCTGCTTACCTAGAAGAAATAAAGCAGGCTAATCTACAGGATCTTTCTCAGTCAGGTGAGGATAAAAAGAAATGCATTGAACTTGGCTGCTTAGATCAGATGATAGAATGTATATCTGATATTAGAAGAATGCCTGATCTGAATGGAGAAATTTTTGATGATCAAACACTTTCCAATGGTTTGAAGTTAGCAAAATATCGTGTTCCTATAGGTGTTGTAGGATATGTTTTAGATATTAATCCCCATGCAGTTATAAGGGTGGCAGCTCTAACTATCAAATCAGGAAATTCTTTAATCATTTGGGCGGGAAAAGAGATCAAAAATACTTGCTGTTTTCTAGTTAAGATCATTCAAATGGGGTTGGAGGCTGCTGATTTACCTATCGAGAGCGTCCAACTCCTTCCATCTCATGATGAAGAGCAATTAAAAGATTTTATACAATGTAAAAAAAGTGTGGATCTCGTTCTTTTAGCAGGGAGTGCCTCTCTTACATCTTTTTGCCAAAAAAATAGCCTTATTCCTCTTGTTTATGAGAATAAAAGTGTTGGCCATCTTTATATTGATCTATTTCTCAATAGTGACAAAGCACTTGACATTATCAATAATGCTAAAATGCAAGAGGTAGAGGCTACCTATTCCCTCAGCACTTTGCTTGTCCATGAAGCTTTAGCAGATTCTTTTCTTCCTGCTCTTTTTAAAACCTTACTTGATAAAAACATTTCTCTGCGTTTAGATGGTAGATGTTGGAATCTGTTGGTCTCTTGTTCTTTAAATCCTGAAAATGCTCAGTTAGCAGTATCACAAGATTGGGATACAGCCTGGCATTCCAATGCTTTAAATATTAAGTTGGTTAAAGGTATGGAAGAGGCTATCGAACATATCCATTTGCATGGATCAGGAAGCTGTGATGGTATTCTTTCTGATCATCCTGTCCATGCCATGCAATTTTCCTCTTTAGTAAGTTCTGAAGTTATTATGATTAATTCCTCTCTTCGTTTTTTAGATGAAACCCTAATGGGTGAAGAGCCAGAAACCTTAAATAATCTGCATAAGCTCCGCCTCCCAGGTCCTATTACTTTAAAAGAATTGATGAGCTATAAAAGGCTTGTCCAAGGTAATTATCATGTTTGTCAATAA
- a CDS encoding DUF1761 domain-containing protein codes for MEPTNVNIWVVLVCTMINNFLASVWYSRKVLGDAWAKEHGFDAELLKPAPWHFIGAFLVAFTLCFVLNMFFHNFAIKGMGNGMAVGFLIWLGFIATTHFSGVIWAKKPFKAYLIDSGYLLLNLILIGAIMGTWQ; via the coding sequence ATGGAACCTACTAACGTAAATATTTGGGTCGTGCTGGTATGTACGATGATTAACAACTTTTTAGCCTCTGTTTGGTATTCGCGTAAAGTTTTAGGAGATGCTTGGGCCAAAGAACATGGTTTTGATGCAGAGCTTTTAAAACCAGCTCCTTGGCATTTTATAGGCGCTTTTCTGGTAGCTTTTACCTTATGCTTTGTCTTGAATATGTTCTTCCATAATTTTGCTATCAAAGGCATGGGAAATGGCATGGCTGTAGGCTTTCTCATCTGGCTAGGATTTATTGCCACGACGCATTTCTCTGGCGTCATATGGGCTAAGAAACCTTTTAAGGCTTATTTGATAGATTCCGGATATTTACTCTTGAATTTGATTTTGATTGGTGCAATCATGGGTACCTGGCAGTAA
- a CDS encoding pyridoxal-phosphate dependent enzyme, with protein sequence MLFTLEKTVQQYIKLDFPLHSRIHKLKSYSSSHLQCYIKRDDELGLMGSKTRKFSSLMTFLIHQKAKAAIVIGGINSNHVLGISQLLIENQIQPFLFLCKSYQQKLKGNALLTQLLVPNDQIHWIEKQDWPKVYKAALHFADLQRHQNIHIIPEGGCMPESFPGALTLPIDILYNEAKEQIHFEHIFVDSGTGLTAIALIVGLAFLQHSAHVHVVLMAGKENEFLDNLKRYHLYFEKLVKSPCRMPTHFSLCRPQQAKSFGATSAKTFKDIHEIARAEGVLCDPIYNAKLFKEAQRIIQQKTLQGKALVIQSGGTLSLLGFL encoded by the coding sequence ATGCTCTTTACTTTAGAAAAAACGGTACAGCAATATATCAAGCTCGATTTTCCTTTGCACTCAAGGATCCATAAACTTAAAAGCTATAGCTCTTCCCACCTTCAATGTTATATTAAGCGAGATGACGAGCTTGGGCTCATGGGATCTAAAACAAGAAAATTTAGCTCATTAATGACCTTTTTGATTCATCAAAAAGCCAAGGCAGCCATTGTCATTGGAGGAATTAATTCAAATCATGTATTAGGTATTTCTCAGCTCTTGATTGAAAATCAAATACAGCCATTTCTTTTTCTATGCAAAAGCTATCAACAGAAGCTAAAAGGTAATGCTCTTCTCACCCAACTACTTGTGCCTAACGATCAGATTCATTGGATAGAAAAGCAAGATTGGCCAAAGGTCTATAAAGCTGCTTTGCATTTTGCAGATCTGCAGCGCCATCAAAACATCCACATCATTCCTGAAGGAGGATGCATGCCAGAATCTTTTCCAGGAGCGCTTACGCTTCCTATAGACATCCTTTATAATGAAGCTAAAGAACAGATCCATTTCGAGCATATCTTTGTGGATAGCGGAACAGGCCTTACTGCAATTGCCTTAATAGTAGGCCTGGCTTTTTTACAGCATTCAGCACATGTGCATGTGGTTTTAATGGCGGGCAAGGAAAATGAATTTTTAGATAATTTAAAACGTTATCACCTATATTTTGAAAAACTTGTTAAATCACCCTGTCGGATGCCTACGCATTTCTCTTTATGTCGCCCCCAACAAGCAAAATCTTTTGGGGCGACCTCGGCAAAAACCTTTAAAGACATTCATGAAATAGCTCGAGCAGAAGGAGTACTGTGTGATCCTATCTATAATGCCAAACTTTTTAAGGAAGCCCAACGGATCATTCAACAAAAAACCTTACAAGGAAAAGCTTTGGTGATACAGTCAGGCGGCACCCTCTCTTTACTAGGCTTTTTATAA